The Pantanalinema sp. genomic sequence TGTCGGTCGATCTGCTCCTGACCCAGGACGACCTGCGCCGCGAGATCCAGGCGCGCTTCACCCACGTCCTGGTCGACGAGTACCAGGACACCAACCGCGCCCAGTACACCCTCCTGCGCCAGCTCGCCGCCCCCCACGACAACCTCTTCGCCGTGGGCGACGACGCCCAGGGCATCTACGGCTTCCGCGCCGCCGACATCGACAACATCCTGAGCTTCTCGCGGGACTACCCCCAGGCCCGCGAGATCTACCTCGAGACCAACTATCGCTCGACCCCCGGCATCATCAAGCTCGCCAACAACCTGATCGGCTTCAACGCCAAGCAGATCAAGAAGACCATCAAGGCGGCCCGCTCCAAGGACGGCCAGCGGATCCGCAACCTCAAGGTGCTCGACCAGTTCAACGAGGCCTCGGCCATGGTCGAGTCCATCAAGGAGCTCTTCCTCGAGGGCACCCCCCCCGAGGAGATCGCCGTCCTCTACCGCACCCACGCCCAGGCCCTGCCCATCATCTCGGCCCTGGTCGAGGCAGAGATCCCGTTCGTGGTCAAGAAGAGCGGCAGCTTCTACGACCAGGCCGAGATCCAGGACATGCTCAACTTCCTGCGCCTGGCCCTGCCCAAGCCCCATCCCCTGGTCGAGGTGGCCTTCGAGGGCCTCTTGCGGCGCCTGGGGGTCTCCAAGGACGCCATGTCGATCCTCAAGGTCGAGGCCGAGCGCCGCGAGGGCTCGCTGTGGGCCGCGGCCGAGCTCGCGGATCGCCTGCCTTTGGGCAGCATCCAGCAGCGCAACCTCGTCGTTCACGCGATCCGGATGGTCGTCGGCTGGCGGCGCCACCAGGGCCCCATCGCCGAGCTGATCCTCAAGATCCTCCAAGAGACCCGCTACCGCGACACCCTGCAGGGCAAGAAGGGCGAGCAGGCGCGCCAGAAGCTCGACTGCCTCTCGACCTTCCACGAGCAGGTGACGCGCTGGGCCCCCAAGAGCCTCTACGACCTCTTCAACACCATCGATCAGCAGATGCGCCCCAAGAAGGCCAAGAAGAACGAGGCGGTCCAGCTGCTGACCATCCACTCCAGCAAGGGCCTGGAGTGGGATGCGGTCTTCGTGATCGGGATGGAGGAGGCGACCCTGCCCTACCAGGTCGCCCTCGACGAGGGAAACCTCGCCGAGGAGCGGCGCCTCTGCTACGTGGCCATCACCCGGGCGCGCCGCTTCCTCCAGCTCAGCCACTGCCACGAGCGCAGCAGCTTCGGCCAGAAGAAGAGCGTGGTGCCGAGCAGGTTCCTCCACGAGATGATGACCGGACAGGGGCAACCGGGCGCGCGCTGAGGCGGCCCGGCGTTCGCGCTAGCGGTAGCTCGCGATGTGGGGGGCGATCGCCTGGAGCGAGACGACCCGCTCCACCGCGCCCAGCTTGACGGCCTCCTTGGGCATGCCGTAGACCACGCAGGTGGCCTCGTCCTGCGCGAGGGTGCTCGCCCCGGCATCTCTCATGGCCTTCAGCCCCCGGGCGCCGTCGTCGCCCATCCCGGTCATGATGATGCCCAGGGCGTTGCGCCCCGCTTGCTTTGCCACCGACCGGAACAGGACGTCCACCGAGGGCCGGTGATGGCTCACCAGAGGACCGTCGAGCACCTCCACGTGGTACATGGCCCCGCTGCGCTTGAGCTGCATGTGGCGCCCGCCCGGCGCGATGAGGGCCCGGCCGGGAATCACCCGGTCGCCGTCGCGGGCCTCGCGGACCTCGACGGCGCACAAGCTGTCGAGGCGCTCGGCGAAGGAGGCCGTGAACTTCTCGGGCATGTGCTGGACGATGACCATGCCGGGACTGACGCGGGGCAGGGCCCGCAGGACCGCCTCGAGGGCCTGGGTGCCCCCGGTCGAGGTGCCGATGGCGACCACCCGGTCCGTGGTCTCGGCCATGGCCCGGACCGTGGGCTCCGCATGGGCGACCGGCGCGACCGGCGCCGGCGCGGAGAGCCGCCGGACGTTGGCGTGAGAGGCGGCGAGGACGGTCTTGACCAGCTCGCGCGAGGACTCGAGCAGGAACTGCTTGAGGCCCATCTTCGGCTTGGTGATGATCCCGAAGGCGCCCGCGGCGAGCGCCTGCATGGTCGTTTCGGCCCCGCGCTCGGTGAGCGACGAGCAGATCACCACCGGCGTCGGGCGCTCCTGCATGATCTGCTTGAGGAAGGTGATCCCGTCCATCCGCGGCATCTCCACGTCCAGCACGATCACGTCCGGCCACTCGCTGCGCATGCGCTGCCAGGCGAAGATCGGGTCCGAGGCGGCGCCAATCAGCCGGATGCCGGGCTCGTTCTTGAGGACGTCGCCGAGGACCTGGCGCACCACCGCCGAGTCGTCGACGATCAGCACGTTCACACCGCGCATTCGCACCTCACCCGGCAGTTGACGCAGTTGGCGGCGACCGAGGCGGGCCGGGTGTGGCGAACCCAGACGTCCCCGCTCTGGACCTCGAAGCGAAGGTTCCGGTGGCCGACGCCTCCCAGGTTCTCGACCCGGCACGAGAAGCCGTTCTCTCGGACCAGACGCCTGGCCGTCTCTCCGTTCTGCGCCCCGATGTGGCGCGTGCGGCCGGGGATCTGGCCGGGGAACATGTTGCCGCCCCCGAACAGCTTGACCTCGTACTCCTCGGGCCGGGTCCCCGCGCGCCGGATGTCCTGCAGGAACAGGGCGAGGGCGTCGTCGGCGAAGCGACCGTCCAGGATGCCGCCTTCCCCCTTCGCCCGGGCCGGGAGCATGAAGTGGCACATCCCCCCGATCCGCAGGCCGGGGTGCCACATGGTGATGGCCACGCACGAGCCCAGGATCGTGCGGATGCGGGTGCGGCGATCGCCGAAGTGGTAGTCACCCGGCTGCAGGTAGACGTCTTGGAGCTGGCTTGCGTGTTGCATGGGCTACTCCTTTCGATAGATGGCCGGTCTGACGGATGCGAGCGCGTCGCTGACGCCGTTGAGGCTCTCGGAGTGGCCGACGAAGAGGTAGCCCCCAGGCTTGAGGCGGGGCAGGAGGTTGGCGACCACCTGCTGCTTGATGGCCTGGTCGAAGTAGATCATCACGTTGCGCAGGAAGATGACGTCGAACAGGCCCAGCTGCGCCTGCGGTTCGACCAGGTTGGCGAGCTTGAAGGCGACCCGCTCGCGCAGGCTGCGGTCCACCAGGAGGTGGCCCTCCTGCGATCGCACCCCCTTGAGGCAGTAGCGCTTGAGGTACTCGGCGGGGATGCCCTGCGTGCGCGCCATGGGGTAGCGCCCCGAGACGGCTTGCTCCAGCACCCGCGCGCTGATGTCGGTCCCCACGACCTCCCAGGGGGAGTCCCCCAGGGTCGCGGCCAGGACCATGGCCACGCTGTACGCCTCTTCGCCCGACGAGCTCGCCGCGCTCCAGACGCGCATCGGCCCCGCTCCGCGCTTCGCGAGGGCCTGGTCGCGCAGGAACTCGAAGTGCTTGGGCTCGCGGAAGAAGTAGGTCTCGTTGGTGGTGAGCAGGTCCAGGGCGCGCTGCAGCTCGGCGGGGTCGCGCCCGTGGGCGATCCGCTCGTAGTAGGCGCCGTAGGTGGGAAGGCCGAGCGCAGCCACACGCTTGGAGAGGCGGCCGCTGACCATCGGCTTCTTGCCGGGGGCCAGCTTGATGCCGGCCTCCCGGTAGAGCAGCGCCTGGATATCGGCGAACTCGCGATCGCTCAGCGTGGTCATTACCCCCCCCCTAGCTCGCGCTTCCCTGCTCGATCGCCGCGAGCTCGTCCACCGACAGAACGTTGTCGATGGCCAGCAAGATCACGAAGCGCTCGTCGCTCTGGCCCGAGAGCGCGGTCTTGCCCATCCCCGCGATGAAGTCCGAGCGGATCTGCGCTCCGAAGCTGGGCACGGGCTCGACGTCGGAGGGGGGGATCTCGAGCACCTCGTTGACGGCGTCGACGATGATCCCGATGACCTGCTGCGCCGCGCCGCCCACCTCGAGGATGATGACGCAGGACCTGCGGGTGAGCTCGGTGGTTCCCCGGCCGAAGCGAACCGAGAGGTCGATCACCGGCACCACGGCGCCGCGCAGGTTGATGACCCCCCGCACGAAGGGGGGCATCATGGGCACGACGGTCATGGGCCCGCACTCGAGGATCTCCTTGATGTGCAGGATGCCGATGGCGTAGGTTTCCGTGCCAAGCACGAAGGTCAGGTACTGCTGCTGATCAGGGGTAGGCCCGGTCACCCGGGCCTCGTCGAAAGCAGTCATCGAATCCTCCTAGAACCGGACGAAGTCGGACTCGTCGCCGCGCCCGGGCGCCAGGGCCGCCCGGACGGGTGCCGCCTGGATCGCCTTGGTCCGCGCGCGCTCGGCGCCGCGCGGGGCGTCCGTGAGGCCGGCCACGCGGAAGAAGGCCATGAGCTGCTGGAGCTGCTCGGCCTGGCCGCTCATCTCCTCGGCGGTCGCGGCCAGCTCCTCGGAGGCCGAGGCGTTCTGCTGGGTCGCCTGGTTCATCTGGCCCATGGCCGAGGTGATCTCCTCGATGCCAGCGGACTGCTCGCCCGCGGCCGCCGCGATCTCCTGGACCAGGTCCGAGGTCCGGTTGATCGAGGGGACCATCTCGTCGAGGAGCTTGCCCGCGCGCTCGGCCAGGGAGACGCTGCCGGTGGCGAGCTCGCCGATCTCGCGGG encodes the following:
- a CDS encoding ATP-dependent helicase; protein product: MSQLALMSPLLQGLNADQAAAVTTIEGPVLVIAAPGSGKTTVLTRRLAYLLQQGVRPEQILAVTFTKKASTEMTQRLAKQIGSKDIASRMTVATFNSLGLKLLEGNYRRLGYTVDKPHLLLEGTQRALFDVLLREQDAMDIKYEELGAYISLAKATLTEPNRVNRLSADPNEARMADLYKAYQLRMMQQNLIDFDDQIRLSVDLLLTQDDLRREIQARFTHVLVDEYQDTNRAQYTLLRQLAAPHDNLFAVGDDAQGIYGFRAADIDNILSFSRDYPQAREIYLETNYRSTPGIIKLANNLIGFNAKQIKKTIKAARSKDGQRIRNLKVLDQFNEASAMVESIKELFLEGTPPEEIAVLYRTHAQALPIISALVEAEIPFVVKKSGSFYDQAEIQDMLNFLRLALPKPHPLVEVAFEGLLRRLGVSKDAMSILKVEAERREGSLWAAAELADRLPLGSIQQRNLVVHAIRMVVGWRRHQGPIAELILKILQETRYRDTLQGKKGEQARQKLDCLSTFHEQVTRWAPKSLYDLFNTIDQQMRPKKAKKNEAVQLLTIHSSKGLEWDAVFVIGMEEATLPYQVALDEGNLAEERRLCYVAITRARRFLQLSHCHERSSFGQKKSVVPSRFLHEMMTGQGQPGAR
- a CDS encoding chemotaxis response regulator protein-glutamate methylesterase; translation: MRGVNVLIVDDSAVVRQVLGDVLKNEPGIRLIGAASDPIFAWQRMRSEWPDVIVLDVEMPRMDGITFLKQIMQERPTPVVICSSLTERGAETTMQALAAGAFGIITKPKMGLKQFLLESSRELVKTVLAASHANVRRLSAPAPVAPVAHAEPTVRAMAETTDRVVAIGTSTGGTQALEAVLRALPRVSPGMVIVQHMPEKFTASFAERLDSLCAVEVREARDGDRVIPGRALIAPGGRHMQLKRSGAMYHVEVLDGPLVSHHRPSVDVLFRSVAKQAGRNALGIIMTGMGDDGARGLKAMRDAGASTLAQDEATCVVYGMPKEAVKLGAVERVVSLQAIAPHIASYR
- a CDS encoding chemotaxis protein CheD, with the protein product MQHASQLQDVYLQPGDYHFGDRRTRIRTILGSCVAITMWHPGLRIGGMCHFMLPARAKGEGGILDGRFADDALALFLQDIRRAGTRPEEYEVKLFGGGNMFPGQIPGRTRHIGAQNGETARRLVRENGFSCRVENLGGVGHRNLRFEVQSGDVWVRHTRPASVAANCVNCRVRCECAV
- a CDS encoding protein-glutamate O-methyltransferase CheR; its protein translation is MTTLSDREFADIQALLYREAGIKLAPGKKPMVSGRLSKRVAALGLPTYGAYYERIAHGRDPAELQRALDLLTTNETYFFREPKHFEFLRDQALAKRGAGPMRVWSAASSSGEEAYSVAMVLAATLGDSPWEVVGTDISARVLEQAVSGRYPMARTQGIPAEYLKRYCLKGVRSQEGHLLVDRSLRERVAFKLANLVEPQAQLGLFDVIFLRNVMIYFDQAIKQQVVANLLPRLKPGGYLFVGHSESLNGVSDALASVRPAIYRKE
- a CDS encoding chemotaxis protein CheW, which gives rise to MTAFDEARVTGPTPDQQQYLTFVLGTETYAIGILHIKEILECGPMTVVPMMPPFVRGVINLRGAVVPVIDLSVRFGRGTTELTRRSCVIILEVGGAAQQVIGIIVDAVNEVLEIPPSDVEPVPSFGAQIRSDFIAGMGKTALSGQSDERFVILLAIDNVLSVDELAAIEQGSAS